The nucleotide window TTATGGCATTTGCAGCCCTTAGTGTGCCGAACCCGGCATTTGCACAGGGAGCTGCTCCTGCAAGTTTACCAACATCCAGAGTGGTTGAAGATGGTGGCACCGGCTCTTATAGCGCCATTATGCTTACCGAAAGCTCGCTGCCTACTCACACAGTTTTCCGTCCCAAACATTTGAGCGCATTTGGCGACAAAAACAAATTGCCCATTATCGTCTGGGGAAATGGAGCTTGTGCAAACTCTCCCTGGGAACATATCAACTTTTTATCGGAAGTGGCCTCGCACGGTTTTTTGGTAGTTGCCATTGGACCTATGCCTCAGGAAGGACAGCGTGGTGGCGGGAAATCAACTTCGTCGCAAATGATTGATGCCATTAACTGGGCCATTGCTCAAAACAGCGATAAGAATAGCCCCTATTACAACAAAATTGACATTACGAAGATTGCAGTAAGCGGCATGTCGTGTGGTGGGCTGCAAACACTCGAAACAGCTCCCGATCCGCGCGTAACAACGGCAGTGATCTGCAATAGCGGCATTCTGGGCGATGCCGGAAGCGGAATGAGTGGTATGCCTAACCTCAAAAAAGACCACTTACTGAAATTGCACACGCCTACACTCTATATTCTGGGTGGCGAAACTGACATTGCGTATAATAACGGGATGGACGATTTTAAACGCATCAATCATCTTCCGGTTTTTGTTGCAAATATGAATGTCGGTCATGGCGGAACCTACAGCAAACCCCATGGTGGAGAATTTGCAAAGGTTGCAACAGCCTGGTATTTATGGCAATTAAAAGGCGATGAAGAAGCCGCTAAGATGTTTAAGGGTAATCCGGCAGGACTTTCAAAATTTCCGGAATGGAAAGTTGAAAAGAAAATGTTGCCTTAATTCTTTCTTCTAATAACGACAGAAATGGAACAAAAAGAGAGCGATAGCGTAAAAAGCTGTCGCTCTCTTTTCGTTTATGCAACTTATTCACCGCACTCTGGAATAAAGTCCGCATAAAATGCGAAAATAACGTCATTTATTCTCCGCATTCTTATTTTTTTGCCCTTGCTGTCGCAAGTATATAAAAATAGCCGATTCTCGTTCAAGCTACACTGCGTTAAGCTCGAACGTAAAGTTTGTATTGATTCGTTTCACGGATTGTGGTTAGAAACCACCCTGATGATAGGCGCCTAATGGCGCAAGCATGGCAGATTGACTAGTTCAAGTTTTCGGCGATAGCCGTAACTTGGACTGGAAAAATAACCAAGTTGTACTTGGTTGAAAGTTGAAAACTTTCTTTTATATTTGCACTTAACCAGCAGATTAGCTATGAGCCGTAAGTACAAATTTTACAAACCGGATGGGGTTTACTTTGTGAGTTTTGCAACTGTAAACTGGATAGATGTGTTCACTCGTCGTGTATACAAAGATATTGTAGTGGAAAGTCTCAATTACTGTATTCAGGAAAAGTGCTTAATAGTGTATGCTTGGGTTATTATGAGTAATCATGTTCATTTGGTAATTGCCAGTAAAGCCGGGGCATTGGAAGATGTTATGAGAGATTTGAAACGACATACATCGAAGGCCATACTAAAAGAGATAGAAGATAATCCACAGGAGAGCCGAAAGGAATGGATGCTTTGGATGTTCAGACGGGCAGGAGAGAAGAATTGCAACAACTCGAAGTATCAATTCTGGCAACAGCACAACCAACCGGAAGAACTTGGAAGAGAAGCGTATGATATTGATCGTACCATAGCCTATATTCACGAAAACCCTGTACGAGATGGCTTTGTCGATCGTGCAGAAGAATATCCGTACAGCAGTGCCGTCGATTTTGCAGGAGGCATAGGTCGGGTTAATATTGAGCCGGCATAATAAGTGGTTACAAACCTCTCTGGTTGAGCTGCGCTGATTTTCGGTTGTGGTTGAAAACCACTCTGATTTCCAGCACAAGATACCGCTTCGCTCAATCTTGCGCTAAACATCAGGCAAACTTGGAACAAAAGGTGTACTTCCAAAGTATCTCCCTCATCATATATAAATTACAAACACATTCTAAATGAAAAAGAATATACAATTTGAAAGTTTAATTCTAATGTTTCTTCTTTTGCTGACTGCCGGATGCAAGAAAGCAGAAGTTAGAACAGATCCGCGAAAAACTATTCTTGGTAAATGGGAAATTATTCAAAAAGGAAATTGGCCAGATATGGAGACGTCCATAGCAACCGGCTATACCGAATATTGTCAAGATAGTGTAATCCGTTTTTTTGATTATAAATCTAATCAGTACATTTCTAATGATAAATATTATTTAAGTGATGCTATAATGTATATATACTATAAACGCGAAGATGGATTTATGGTACCTATAGAATACAAATATGAATTTTTTAATGATAATCAAAATCTTCGACTTGATATTCAAGCTTTTGCAATTACTAACACATGTATTTACAAACGCATAAAATAACTAGCTATTGATAACCTCTAAAATCACGCCTTATGAAAAATATTATTCTTGCCTGTCCCGTCGGATTTAGCTATAGCTGATTGTTAACTAAGAGTCAGCGACATTAGGAGCTAATTATTATCCGATAATATAAATCGGAGCCGTTTGCTTAATTTCATCGAGACAAATTAGCATTGCGCATTAATCCAACTGGCATAACCCTCCTATATACCCCTGATGGCGCAAGCATGACAGATTGACTAGTTCAAGATTGGAGCGAAGCGGTATCTTGGACTGGAAAATTAACTAAGTTGTACTTGGTTGTGGTTACAAACCACGCTGGTTATGGGCACAGGTTACGCTATCGCTAAACCTGCGCCAGCAGGGGCTAAACATCAGGCAAACTTGGAACAAAAGGTGTCTTCTAGCTACAGCGCCTTTACTGCCAAACTCTGCACTATCAAAATCAATGGTTTGGTTTCTCCAACCATCAAAATCAGATCTATATCTCTCCATCACACCTAATCTGCCTGCAGAAATATACCTAATCTTTTTCCCATTTAAATGAATATTAAGACTAGTCTTTAACCCTCTAAGTAGTTGGGTTTTTCCTGAGCCATTCGGTCCTAAGAAAGTCGTAATTCCATTATACACTTTAATCGTTCTGTTTTGAACGTTAGGAATTCTTGATTGAGCAAAATTTATCGTTACGTCAAAGGGAAAATGCATATCATTGTTTTTTTATTATTACTAACAACTTATATCGGCACCTAGGTGTCCTTATATACACTTTAGTTTATTGCTGTTTTCCGTACCGGCGGATTTATCTATCGCTGATTGCTTAGATTCATCGAGACAAATTTGCATTCCGCATTAATCCAACTGGCATAACCCGCCTATATACTGCCTTTTGGCTCTCACTATTTCCGCTTCAAATCTACAAATTTGTTTTCAAAACGAATGCTTTTTAGTTAATATTCTTTTTGTCTGACACTGCATTCTGCTTATTCATCGTAAACAAAAACAAAGCCGGTCGCCACAATTAAGTGACGACCGGCTTTTATTATCGTTCCTTTTCAGGAATCTAAGGATCTTATTCGGCAGAGGCCATGCGTTTGTAGCCTTTGTAACGCCATTTAGCGTTGTCTTCGGCTGCCTGGAACAATTCTGCTGCTTCAGCAGGATATTGCTTCATCAGTGAAGCGTAACGTACTTCACCCTTGAGGAAGTCCTGGAATTTCTCCCATTGCGGCTCTTTAGAGTCGAGAAGGAACGGATTCTTTCCTTCTTCTTCCAACTGAGGATTGTAACGCCACAAGTGCCAGTAACCGCATTCTACGGCTCTTTCCGATTCTGCCTGGCTCTTACCCATACCGGCTTTCAAACCGTGGTTGATACAAGGAGAATAAGCGATGATAAGTGATGGTCCTGGGTAAGCTTCTGCTTCGCGGATAGCTTTCATTGTCTGAGCCTGGTCGGCACCCATTGCAATCTGAGCTACATAAACGTAACCGTAAGTAGTTGCCATCAGACCGAGGTCTTTTTTGCGTACACGTTTACCCGATGCAGCAAATTTAGCGATAGCACCCACAGGAGTAGCTTTTGAAGACTGACCACCTGTATTTGAGTATACTTCGGTATCCAAAACGAGGATGTTTACATCTTTACCGGTAGAGATTACATGGTCGAGACCACCGTAACCGATATCGTAAGAAGCACCGTCACCACCAATGATCCACTGGCTGCGTTTTACGAGGAAGTTTCTCAATTCAAAGATTTGTTCGCAGGTATCGCATTTGTCTTTACCAGCTTCAACAACCGGAATGATCTTTTCTGCCAATACTTTGGTCTTTTCAGCATCCAGTTTGTTGTCGATCCATTCCTGGAACAATGCTTTTGCTTCGGCAGGAGTTTCTTCCGAAGCAATTGCTGCGGTGAACAAGTCAGTAAGACGTTCGCGCATTTTCAGGTTAGCCAGTTCCATACCCAAACCGAATTCGCAGAAGTCTTCGAACAGTGAGTTAGCCCAAGCAGGACCCTGACCGTTTGCGTTGGTTGTATAAGGAGTTGAAGGAACAGAACCAGAGTAGATAGAAGAACATCCGGTCGCGTTAGCAACCATTTCGCGATCGCCATACAACTGTGTAAGCAGTTTTACATACGGAGTTTCACCACAACCTGAACAAGCGCCGGAGAACTCAAACAACGGAGTTGCGAACTGAGAGTTCTTCACGTTAGCCTTGATGTCAACGAGGTCTTGTTTGCTCTTCACGTTATTAACCAGGTAATCCCAGTTAGCAACTTCGCCCATCTGGCTTTCGAGGTGTTTCATTGTAAGAGCTTTACCACCCTTCTTAGGATTGCCCGGACAAACGTCAACACAGTTACCGCAATCCATACAGTCGAGAACGTCAACCTGGATACGGAAAGTCATGCCTTCGAAAGATTTACCAACGGCTTTCAATGAAGCGAAGTTTGCACCTTTTTGTTCTTCGGCATCCAATACGAACGGACGGATAGAAGCGTGAG belongs to Paludibacter jiangxiensis and includes:
- a CDS encoding alpha/beta hydrolase family protein, whose protein sequence is MKKIYSFVMLMAFAALSVPNPAFAQGAAPASLPTSRVVEDGGTGSYSAIMLTESSLPTHTVFRPKHLSAFGDKNKLPIIVWGNGACANSPWEHINFLSEVASHGFLVVAIGPMPQEGQRGGGKSTSSQMIDAINWAIAQNSDKNSPYYNKIDITKIAVSGMSCGGLQTLETAPDPRVTTAVICNSGILGDAGSGMSGMPNLKKDHLLKLHTPTLYILGGETDIAYNNGMDDFKRINHLPVFVANMNVGHGGTYSKPHGGEFAKVATAWYLWQLKGDEEAAKMFKGNPAGLSKFPEWKVEKKMLP
- a CDS encoding REP-associated tyrosine transposase — encoded protein: MSRKYKFYKPDGVYFVSFATVNWIDVFTRRVYKDIVVESLNYCIQEKCLIVYAWVIMSNHVHLVIASKAGALEDVMRDLKRHTSKAILKEIEDNPQESRKEWMLWMFRRAGEKNCNNSKYQFWQQHNQPEELGREAYDIDRTIAYIHENPVRDGFVDRAEEYPYSSAVDFAGGIGRVNIEPA